From the Porphyrobacter sp. CACIAM 03H1 genome, the window GTGCGCTGAGCTGTCCCGGAACTGGGATATCCGCTTCAAGGGCTATGATCAATAGATGGTCTATCGCCTAACCAAGCTCAATTGCACAAGAAATCCGCGCCGCGGGGATAATGACCTTGGGCTGGCAACCACACTATCCTTTAGCCGATCACAAATTGCGAATTCGGCGAGTTGCTCGACGCCGGAACAGCTAAGCTCAGCTTTCGGACCTGATCGAAGTGGAACGCGCCAAGGCCGCGCGCGTCGGCATTGTTGACCGGCTCCACCGGCAAATCGACGCCGAGTTGCAGCCGCCTACGGCTAGCCAGCCAATCTGCCCCCACCGAGATTGTTGCGCGGCAGGTGGCATTGAACGCTGAGCGCGCGGCAGAGGAAAAGGCAGGCAAGGTCCGCTGGCTGCGCCCGGAGTATCAAATCCCTCGTTTTGGCGCGAAGGGTGCGTGAATAGGGGATAAGTCCCTGATTGAAGGCAAACGGGCTTGCACGTTCCCGAACTGTTCCTAATCTGTTGATGGAGTAGAGCAGGTGCGGTTCGCCCCGACAGGGCGGCTGGATGCTCCACCTGTTCGGCAGAATAGGATGGTGCCCCATGCCCTTCGAGAACCCGCTGCATGACTCTGCCAAGCGGATAATCCGCTTTCCGGCGGTGCAATTCCCCAAGACCTGGCCCAAAGCGCCCTCGCAGTATGTCTTTATCTTTGAGGCCATAAATCTTGTCGGGTCGGCAATTCTTGCGCCCGATTGGACCGGCGAGGAACTCTCGGCCATATCTTGGATTGAAAGTCCAAAAGCCGAACGAAAGCGGGCACAAACTTTTCGGCCTTCGCCTCCAATCCCTCACAGTCTTTCCAATCCAAGGCCCCGCCAGCCCATAAGGCATGCACCAATAGAGCACGTTTTGGACTGGAAGGCAGAGAAGTTACACGAGCAGTGGGAGGCGAATAGGAGGGCGGCTGAACGACTCAATAAGAGCGTAGACTGGATCGCACAGAAATGCCGTGATGGGGAATTGAGATCATTTTACAGACTACGTGTCGGCGGCGGACCCGTCATGCCAATGAGCGCTCACGAGTGGAACGTAGACATTCCTTTGATTACATTCGTAAGCAATGGGGGAAACAATCGCTTTTGCCGCGATCTGAAAAGCGCTGGCCCCTTTGATACGTTCGTTTTTTTCGAGAAAGACGAGCTGCTGAATGTGTTGAGACTCGAGCCCGATGCGCCATTAGTCGTCAGCGAGGCCGATCTGTCGCGTCTATCGTTATATCTGCAAGGCGCTGTCCGGCTTGCGCTAAGAAACGGCTATACGAGCCGAAAAGCCTGCGAAACTAATCCTGTAAGAGAGGCAGAGATTAGGGGCGCATGGCCTGACTTGTTTCCCGGCATTACAATTTCAGACAATGCCGTTGAAGCCATCACAAGGGTGATCGGCTTCCCCGACAACCGATCGATCGGAACAGGTCTGCGCGCCAAAGCAAAAAAAGGGGGGGGACGCTGAAAGCCTAGCTTTTCAGCCATTCGTAGCGGGGGTGCCCCCCCTATTTCGGGCAAATCTGGCCTTGCCCTGCCCCCCTATAGGCTTTGCCCGAGTGGGCCTTGTGCCCCGATAATCGTCCGGTGCCGTGCAGGTAATCCCGCCTGCCGCACAAAGGACGATGCCGATGACCCCCGAACAATCCCCCGAACCCTTAGCCTATAGCGTGGCGGATGCCTGCCGCGTTTCGAGCATAGGCCGCACCCGCTTGTATCAGCTGATTGGCGAAGGTCGCTTGCAGGCCCGCAAAATCGGCAAGCGCACCCTGATCCCGGCAGCCAGCCTGCGCGCTCTGATCGATGGGGAGGGCTGACCGATGCCGAGTTTTCCGCATCCAGAGAAGGAAGCCCCGCTGGCTGGCACCGGCGGGGCTTCGCGCGATAGCTTTGCAGGCCTGTCGCATGAACTCTCTAGCCTCGCTCACCAGCGGGCGCAATTCCTGATGCTTGCCCATGCGATCCGCCCTGACATGGCGGTGATGCTCGGGGCGCTGATATTTGACGGGGGCGCGCAATGACCGGTGCCCGCGAATTGACGCTTGCGCTCGGCGGGCGCTGGCATGGCCGCTACGGGGCCGCGCCCTGTCCTATGTGCCAGCCGGACCGGCGAAGGGACCAGAACGCCTTAACCCTGTCCGATGGCCGATCGGGTCTCTTGCTCCACTGTAAGCGCGCAGCTTGCGACTTTTGCGACATTCTGGCGGCGGCTGGGGTAATTGATGGCAACTATCGCGCGCTCGATCCGGCAGACTTCGCCAAGCGGGCTGCCGAGGCCAAGGTGCAGGCAGCGCGGCGGGCAGAGGCAGCGCACCAGCTGTGGAGCGAGGGCCTGCCGATCGATGGCACTCCAGCCGAGACCTATTTGCGGGGGCGGGGCATTTCCTGCCCCTTGCCCGATCGGCTGCGCTTCCACCCGCATTGCTGGCACGGCCCGAGCGGTGCCCGTTTCCCCGCAATGGTGGCGCTTGTCGAAGGGGGCTCGGGCTTCGCCGTGCACCGCACCTATTTGCGGCCCGATGGCCGCGGCAAGGCTGGCCTAGCGGGCGGTGACAAGCTGATGCTCGGCGCGACTGCTGGGGGCGCTGTAAGGCTCTCTGGCGGCGCTGTGCGGGTGGCTATCACTGAGGGCATTGAAAGCGGCCTGTCTCTGCTGTGCGGGCTTTTGGCGGGGCCTGTGGCGGTGTGGGCCGCGCTCTCCACCAGCGGCATGCGCGCGCTGCGCTTGCCCGAGCAATCGGGGCAGCTGGTGATTGCGGGCGATGGCGACCAGCCAGGGCGCGAGGCCGCGCATGTGCTGGCCAATCGGGCGCATGCGCTGGGCTGGCGCGTGTCCCTGATCGATCCCGGCGAGGGTGCCGACTTCAATGACATTCTAACCGGAAAGGCGGTGGCAGCATGACCTTGCTACCGATCCCCGAAACCCCCTTCGAAGCCGAGGGGCCGCAACCGCTGGTGCGGGCGACGCCCCCCAGCGCTCCCTATCCTGTCGCAGCGGTCGGGCCGCTTCGCGCGGCTGTGGAGGCGGTGCAGGGCATGACGCTGGCCCCTGTCGCAATCGCGGCGCAATCCGCCCTGGCGGTGGCTTCGCTGGCGGTGCAAGGCTTTGCCGATGTGGAAACGCTGGGGGGCGCGCGGCCTGTCGGGATTTATTTCCTGACAGTCGCAAGATCCGGCGAGCGCAAATCCGCCTGCGATCGGCCTTTTCTCGGAGCAATACGCGCGCGCGAGCGCGAGGACGCAATTGCGCACCGGGCAGACCGTGACGAGTGGAAGCGGCGGCATGCGATCTGGAAAGCCAGCTATGACGGTATAGTTTCCGGAAGCCGTAAAAAGGGCGATCGGGCGGCGTCAGAGGCAGAATTGCGCGCCCTTGGCCCCGAACCTCAGCCGCCTGCGCTTA encodes:
- a CDS encoding helix-turn-helix domain-containing protein — encoded protein: MTPEQSPEPLAYSVADACRVSSIGRTRLYQLIGEGRLQARKIGKRTLIPAASLRALIDGEG
- a CDS encoding DUF7146 domain-containing protein, whose protein sequence is MTGARELTLALGGRWHGRYGAAPCPMCQPDRRRDQNALTLSDGRSGLLLHCKRAACDFCDILAAAGVIDGNYRALDPADFAKRAAEAKVQAARRAEAAHQLWSEGLPIDGTPAETYLRGRGISCPLPDRLRFHPHCWHGPSGARFPAMVALVEGGSGFAVHRTYLRPDGRGKAGLAGGDKLMLGATAGGAVRLSGGAVRVAITEGIESGLSLLCGLLAGPVAVWAALSTSGMRALRLPEQSGQLVIAGDGDQPGREAAHVLANRAHALGWRVSLIDPGEGADFNDILTGKAVAA